Proteins encoded in a region of the Zerene cesonia ecotype Mississippi unplaced genomic scaffold, Zerene_cesonia_1.1 Zces_u004, whole genome shotgun sequence genome:
- the LOC119838631 gene encoding glucose dehydrogenase [FAD, quinone]-like: MYLWSGSRDNWSKFITVTPNEDQHSRVKADLPVGKGMSDHFAPLVYMKINDQPAKSKALTLGSKVLEGLEWLLARRGPLSTAGLTDITTFVNTKCYDFKLKRLLHDRPECDVPTSQYIHAYMERGFARLAKPIYDRVIRHVPQVVDQILVENDKSDIIVVTLPVLQPYSRGWIELASGNVFDEPVISPNYLHDERDVQEIVRAIRILEDLTQTPEYKEHNASLFKYKLEGCPRGEEEGYWECYARHMTYSVYHAAGTAALGAVVDERLRVRGVRALRVADASVLPRLPTSSTAAVALAIGERAADFVIGDTQHELRYSYVNATLL, encoded by the coding sequence TCAAAGCAGACCTGCCCGTGGGTAAGGGAATGTCCGATCATTTTGCGCCTTtagtatatatgaaaataaatgatcaACCTGCCAAATCTAAAGCATTAACCCTCGGATCAAAGGTGTTGGAAGGTCTCGAATGGCTTCTGGCGCGGCGCGGACCACTATCGACTGCGGGGCTCACCGACATAACTACGTTCGTGAATACAAAATGCTACGATTTTAAGTTAAAGCGATTGTTACACGACAGGCCAGAGTGTGACGTGCCAACGTCGCAGTACATACATGCGTACATGGAGAGGGGCTTCGCCAGACTCGCGAAGCCGATATACGACAGAGTGATTCGACACGTGCCCCAAGTCGTGGATCAGATATTGGTTGAAAACGACAAAAGCGACATCATAGTAGTCACATTGCCCGTGCTGCAGCCATACTCCCGAGGTTGGATAGAGCTGGCGAGCGGGAACGTCTTCGATGAGCCAGTGATAAGCCCCAACTATTTGCACGACGAAAGGGACGTGCAAGAAATAGTGCGAGCGATAAGGATACTAGAGGACTTGACGCAGACACCGGAGTACAAGGAGCATAACGCGTCCTTGTTCAAATACAAACTTGAGGGGTGTCCGAGGGGGGAGGAGGAAGGTTACTGGGAATGCTACGCGCGCCACATGACGTACTCGGTGTACCACGCGGCGGGCACGGCGGCGCTGGGCGCGGTGGTGGACGAGCGGCTGCGCGTGCGCGGCGTGCGGGCGCTGCGGGTGGCCGACGCGTCCGTGCTGCCGCGCCTGCCCACCAGCAGCACGGCCGCCGTCGCGCTCGCCATCGGGGAGAGAGCTGCGGACTTCGTCATAGGTGACACTCAACATGAGCTTAGGTATTCGTATGTTAACGCCACTTTGTTATGA